The following are from one region of the Cystobacter ferrugineus genome:
- a CDS encoding deoxynucleoside kinase: MPRTPSRKRDAQAPAAPALAPRSALAAPPPAPETPARNTVRRVRIPRARRFVALAGNIGAGKTTAAKLISQSFGFELFDEPVIDNRFLKDYYANMGRWSFTLQLEFLIRRVEHHELIHSVKKSCVQDRTLYEDPEIFAKYLHGLGHLTNAELDLYFEYFQRLTRGIVQPDRVICFDVAAVEVLLGRIRERGREEEKGIQKAFLRGLNGYYATFPEVLKTKYGMDCLVLDVTTQDIRTGRGREEFLDRISTFLA, translated from the coding sequence ATGCCCCGCACACCTTCCCGCAAGCGCGACGCCCAGGCTCCGGCCGCCCCCGCCCTGGCACCACGGTCCGCCCTGGCCGCCCCGCCGCCCGCTCCCGAGACTCCCGCGCGCAACACCGTGCGCCGCGTGCGCATCCCCCGGGCCCGCCGCTTCGTGGCGCTGGCGGGCAACATCGGCGCGGGAAAAACAACGGCCGCCAAGCTCATCAGCCAGTCCTTCGGCTTCGAGCTGTTCGACGAGCCCGTCATCGACAACCGCTTCCTCAAGGACTACTACGCCAACATGGGGCGGTGGTCCTTCACGCTCCAGCTCGAGTTCCTCATCCGGCGCGTCGAGCACCACGAGCTCATCCACTCGGTGAAGAAGAGCTGCGTGCAGGATCGCACGCTCTACGAGGATCCGGAGATCTTCGCCAAGTACCTGCACGGGCTGGGGCACCTGACGAACGCGGAGCTGGATCTCTACTTCGAGTACTTCCAGCGCCTCACGCGCGGCATCGTGCAACCCGACCGGGTCATCTGCTTCGACGTGGCCGCGGTGGAGGTGCTGCTCGGCCGCATCCGCGAGCGGGGCCGCGAGGAGGAGAAGGGCATCCAGAAGGCCTTCCTGCGCGGGCTCAACGGCTACTACGCCACGTTCCCCGAGGTGCTGAAGACGAAATACGGCATGGACTGCCTGGTGCTCGACGTGACCACGCAGGACATCCGTACCGGCCGGGGACGCGAGGAGTTCCTCGACCGGATCTCCACCTTCCTCGCATGA
- a CDS encoding glycerophosphodiester phosphodiesterase encodes MPPAPHSFFQGLTPTLHISHRGGARLAPENTLPAFRLAVEHHRTQMLETDVHLTRDGELVVAHDATLERCTDGTGEVAALTLAELQRLDAGHHFSPDGGLTFPFRGQGVRLPSLREVLRAFPDLRLNIEVKPDVPGVEEAFAALLREERALGRVCVGSEQDPVGERLARVLPDACHFYPRDALTAFVLAVRMGEPIPEEPRYSVLDMPLYFGEVRLVDDLLLNTARAHGKWINVWTVDDPGEMRQLVAEGVGGIMTDRPDLLRRVLDESPKPR; translated from the coding sequence ATGCCCCCCGCCCCCCATTCCTTCTTCCAGGGCCTGACCCCCACCCTACACATCTCCCACCGGGGGGGTGCCCGGCTCGCGCCGGAGAACACCCTCCCCGCCTTCCGCCTGGCCGTGGAACACCACCGCACCCAGATGCTGGAGACGGACGTCCACCTGACGCGGGATGGAGAGCTGGTGGTGGCCCACGACGCCACCCTGGAGCGGTGCACCGACGGCACCGGGGAGGTGGCCGCCCTTACCCTGGCCGAGCTCCAGCGCCTGGACGCCGGCCACCATTTCAGCCCGGACGGAGGGCTCACCTTCCCCTTCCGGGGCCAGGGGGTGCGCCTGCCGTCGCTGCGCGAGGTGCTGCGCGCCTTTCCCGACCTGCGCCTGAACATCGAGGTGAAACCGGACGTACCGGGCGTCGAGGAGGCCTTCGCCGCCCTGCTGCGTGAGGAGCGAGCGCTCGGGCGGGTGTGTGTGGGCAGCGAGCAGGACCCGGTGGGCGAGCGCCTGGCCCGGGTGCTTCCAGACGCCTGCCACTTCTACCCCCGCGACGCGCTGACCGCCTTCGTCCTCGCGGTGCGCATGGGCGAGCCCATCCCGGAGGAGCCCCGCTACAGCGTGCTCGACATGCCCCTGTACTTCGGGGAGGTGCGCCTGGTGGACGACCTGCTGCTGAACACGGCCCGGGCTCACGGCAAGTGGATCAACGTGTGGACGGTGGATGACCCCGGGGAGATGCGCCAGCTCGTCGCCGAGGGCGTGGGCGGCATCATGACGGACCGGCCGGATCTGCTCCGCCGAGTCTTGGACGAGTCCCCCAAGCCGCGTTAA
- a CDS encoding serine/threonine-protein kinase, whose amino-acid sequence MILDKLGASSRSSPQSSLGAAIPENTPQTATPFGKYLLVKRLATGGMAELFLAQAPPSPELLVIKRILPYLTEEPEFVQMFLDEARIAAQLHHPNIVQVFELGRINESIFIAMEYVEGVDLRRILAEETRFSAAVPYAVAARICAQVAAGLDHAHNSKGVDGRPLGLIHRDVSPQNVMVAYNGQVKLVDFGIAKAEAFAERSKPGVIKGKFLYLSPEQVMQERLDHRSDIFALGVMLYEITTGRSPFARANTEGILFAIRSEHPSPPHLLRDGYPQELSRIVMKCLMKDRTQRYQRAAHVQADLEAFLASGVVKQSQDVAAYVARLLGAEEERTQLHVPISGGRKDVSGLPPVAPVLPPPPGLVARPSLRTNVHGLPPPVEPEDEELRTEMARPQEMLAAAALGAEEAEPTAVGPQPGARAEQTSPLGRALRRLDEKTEEEDDESTTHDRLGRLAAGRRAALVQRKSAPSLASLDRRRGPPVQDGEEEDAGEEESSVASSLSVATLNERGPSRALASARYAESTSESTSEVSGTHSLPLRRVDPEDDLDDDMSTTAGGDLGPYTRPLPAAPAGRRRQVLLAVLLVAVLGVGVAVAAWWLTSTMTASPPVTSNEAETPPPETPADPSTAPESGTGTGSAVAGAPGGEQAGTPTPSPSEQPKGAGHSEGSQAGTGSLAAPGSSPKAMEGEKDLQSPTSAVSVRVQFKAPARTQLWVGTASVKPNGFLSVLPGTLQVEFRCPNQSGVPKIKNFEVPAEPTRPVVFKLDKQDCAPRGRR is encoded by the coding sequence TTGATTTTGGATAAGCTCGGCGCGAGTTCGCGCTCCTCACCCCAGTCCTCCTTGGGGGCTGCCATTCCCGAGAATACTCCCCAGACCGCCACCCCCTTCGGCAAGTACCTCCTGGTCAAGCGGCTCGCGACGGGCGGCATGGCGGAGCTTTTCCTCGCCCAGGCACCGCCCAGCCCGGAGCTGCTGGTCATCAAGCGCATCCTCCCGTACCTGACGGAGGAGCCGGAGTTCGTCCAGATGTTCCTGGACGAGGCGCGCATCGCCGCCCAGCTCCACCACCCGAACATCGTCCAGGTGTTCGAGCTGGGCCGCATCAACGAGAGCATCTTCATCGCGATGGAGTACGTCGAGGGCGTGGACCTGCGGCGCATCCTCGCCGAGGAGACGCGCTTTTCCGCCGCGGTGCCCTACGCCGTGGCCGCGCGCATCTGCGCCCAGGTGGCCGCGGGACTGGATCACGCCCACAACTCCAAGGGCGTGGATGGCCGTCCCCTGGGCCTCATCCACCGCGACGTCAGCCCCCAGAACGTGATGGTGGCCTACAACGGCCAGGTGAAGCTCGTCGACTTCGGCATCGCCAAGGCCGAGGCCTTCGCCGAGCGCAGCAAGCCGGGCGTCATCAAGGGCAAGTTCCTCTACCTGTCGCCCGAGCAGGTCATGCAGGAGCGGTTGGATCACCGCTCGGACATCTTCGCGCTGGGGGTGATGCTCTATGAGATCACCACCGGGCGCTCCCCCTTCGCCCGGGCCAACACCGAGGGCATCCTCTTCGCCATCCGCTCGGAGCACCCGTCCCCACCCCACCTGCTGCGCGACGGCTATCCGCAGGAGCTGTCGCGCATCGTCATGAAGTGCCTCATGAAGGACCGCACCCAGCGCTACCAGCGCGCGGCCCACGTGCAGGCGGATCTCGAGGCCTTCCTCGCCTCGGGGGTGGTGAAGCAGAGCCAGGATGTGGCGGCCTACGTCGCGCGCCTGCTGGGCGCGGAGGAGGAGCGCACGCAGCTCCACGTGCCCATTTCCGGCGGCCGCAAGGACGTGTCCGGCTTGCCGCCAGTGGCTCCCGTGTTGCCTCCTCCCCCGGGGCTCGTCGCCCGGCCCAGCCTGCGCACCAACGTGCATGGCCTGCCGCCCCCGGTGGAGCCCGAGGACGAGGAGCTCCGCACGGAGATGGCCCGCCCGCAGGAGATGCTCGCCGCCGCGGCCCTGGGCGCGGAGGAAGCCGAGCCCACCGCCGTGGGCCCCCAGCCCGGCGCCCGCGCCGAGCAGACGAGTCCCCTGGGCCGTGCCCTGCGCCGCCTCGACGAGAAGACCGAGGAGGAGGATGACGAGTCCACCACCCATGATCGGCTGGGCCGCCTCGCCGCGGGCCGGAGAGCCGCCCTCGTGCAGCGCAAGTCCGCGCCCTCCCTGGCCTCGTTGGATCGCCGCCGGGGGCCTCCGGTGCAGGACGGGGAGGAAGAGGACGCCGGCGAGGAAGAGTCCTCCGTCGCGTCGTCTCTCTCCGTGGCCACGCTGAACGAGCGAGGCCCCTCGCGTGCTCTCGCTTCCGCCCGGTATGCCGAGTCCACGTCCGAGAGCACCTCCGAGGTGTCGGGCACGCACAGCCTGCCGCTGCGCCGGGTGGACCCGGAAGACGACCTCGACGACGACATGTCCACCACGGCTGGCGGAGACCTGGGCCCCTACACGCGGCCCCTGCCCGCGGCACCGGCGGGACGTCGGCGCCAGGTGCTCCTGGCGGTGTTGCTCGTGGCGGTGCTCGGAGTGGGGGTCGCCGTCGCGGCCTGGTGGCTCACCTCCACCATGACCGCCTCTCCTCCCGTGACCTCGAACGAAGCGGAGACTCCCCCGCCGGAGACGCCGGCGGATCCCTCCACGGCCCCGGAGTCCGGCACGGGCACCGGGAGCGCCGTGGCGGGCGCCCCGGGCGGGGAGCAGGCGGGCACGCCCACTCCCTCCCCGAGCGAGCAACCCAAGGGGGCTGGCCATTCGGAAGGCAGCCAGGCAGGCACGGGCTCGCTCGCCGCCCCGGGTTCCTCACCAAAGGCCATGGAGGGGGAGAAGGACCTCCAGAGTCCTACCTCCGCGGTGAGTGTGCGCGTGCAGTTCAAGGCCCCGGCCCGGACGCAGTTGTGGGTGGGAACCGCCAGCGTGAAACCCAATGGTTTCCTCTCGGTGCTGCCGGGAACCCTTCAGGTGGAATTCCGCTGCCCGAACCAGTCAGGGGTCCCGAAAATCAAGAATTTCGAGGTTCCGGCTGAACCCACCCGGCCGGTCGTCTTCAAGCTGGACAAGCAGGACTGCGCCCCGCGGGGTCGCCGTTAG
- the nadA gene encoding quinolinate synthase NadA, with translation MGADVDLEQEIQELKRRHNAVILAHYYQESEIQDVADFVGDSLALAQAAAKTQADVIVFCGVHFMAETAKILNPTRRVLLPDLKAGCSLSDRCPPAAFRAFKEKHPEHFVVSYVNSSAAVKAMSDVICTSSNAVKIVNQVPRDRQILFAPDQHLGRYVMKQTGRDMVLWPGSCIVHEIFSEKRLVQLKVQHPDAEVVAHPECEEAVLRHADFIGSTKALLDYVLKSPKREFIVVTEAGILHQMKRGAPDKLFIPAPPDNDCSCNECPYMRLNTLEKLYQCMRDGTPELTLPAELQTAALAPLRRMLEWSL, from the coding sequence ATGGGCGCCGACGTGGACCTCGAGCAGGAAATCCAGGAACTGAAGCGGCGGCACAACGCCGTCATCCTCGCGCACTACTACCAGGAGAGCGAAATCCAGGACGTGGCCGACTTCGTCGGGGACAGCCTGGCGCTCGCCCAGGCCGCGGCCAAGACGCAGGCGGACGTCATCGTCTTCTGCGGTGTGCACTTCATGGCGGAGACGGCAAAGATACTCAACCCGACACGTCGGGTGCTCCTGCCGGACCTCAAGGCGGGCTGTTCGCTGTCGGACCGCTGCCCGCCAGCCGCCTTCCGGGCCTTCAAGGAGAAGCACCCGGAGCACTTCGTGGTGAGCTACGTGAACAGCTCCGCCGCGGTGAAGGCGATGAGCGACGTCATCTGTACGTCCTCCAACGCCGTGAAGATCGTCAACCAGGTGCCACGCGATCGGCAGATCCTCTTCGCGCCGGACCAGCACCTGGGCCGCTACGTCATGAAGCAGACCGGTCGCGACATGGTGCTCTGGCCGGGTAGCTGCATCGTCCACGAGATCTTCAGCGAGAAGCGCCTGGTGCAGCTCAAGGTGCAGCACCCGGACGCCGAGGTGGTGGCCCACCCGGAATGCGAGGAGGCCGTGCTGCGCCACGCCGACTTCATCGGCTCCACCAAGGCGCTGCTGGACTACGTCCTCAAGAGCCCCAAGCGCGAGTTCATCGTCGTGACCGAGGCCGGCATCCTCCACCAGATGAAGCGCGGCGCTCCGGACAAGCTCTTCATCCCCGCTCCCCCGGACAATGATTGCTCGTGCAATGAATGTCCCTACATGCGGCTCAACACGCTGGAGAAGCTCTACCAGTGCATGCGCGATGGAACGCCGGAGCTGACACTGCCCGCGGAGCTACAAACCGCCGCGCTGGCGCCCCTGCGGCGGATGTTGGAATGGTCACTGTGA
- a CDS encoding class I SAM-dependent methyltransferase, whose protein sequence is MSYILESNDETRRLLVQERTGNAREALLLTGLREGDRVLDAGCGPGGITELIAQLVGPSGQVTGIDMSEERLEQARRLNQRHAHLRFLPADVRRTGLPDQAFDYTWSQFVLQHVPERWQALGELIRVTRPGGKVVISEFDGFGLGNWPFPEDLREWCLRLTDALLRVAHMDVYVGRKVFHEMRRQGLTQVRVHVLPQFVIAGAADSFHQMDWETRFSSMEPLVAPLLGGLEDYRRMSRRYLELLADPDALKYSILLVTEGTRP, encoded by the coding sequence GTGAGCTACATCTTGGAGTCCAATGACGAGACGCGTCGGCTGCTCGTCCAGGAGCGCACGGGCAACGCGCGCGAGGCGCTGCTGCTCACGGGGTTGAGGGAGGGCGATCGTGTGCTCGACGCGGGCTGCGGCCCGGGGGGCATCACGGAGCTCATCGCCCAGCTCGTGGGGCCCTCGGGCCAGGTGACCGGCATCGACATGAGCGAGGAGCGGCTGGAGCAGGCGCGGCGGCTCAACCAGCGCCACGCGCACCTGCGCTTCCTCCCGGCGGATGTGCGCCGCACGGGCCTGCCGGACCAGGCGTTCGACTACACGTGGAGCCAGTTCGTGTTGCAGCACGTGCCCGAGCGCTGGCAGGCCCTCGGCGAGCTCATCCGGGTGACGCGCCCGGGGGGCAAGGTGGTCATCTCCGAGTTCGATGGCTTCGGCCTGGGCAACTGGCCCTTTCCCGAGGACCTGCGCGAGTGGTGTCTGCGCCTCACCGACGCGCTGCTGCGCGTGGCCCACATGGACGTCTACGTGGGCCGCAAGGTCTTCCATGAGATGCGCCGCCAGGGGCTCACCCAGGTGCGCGTCCACGTCTTGCCGCAGTTCGTCATCGCCGGTGCGGCCGACTCCTTCCATCAAATGGACTGGGAAACCCGGTTTTCCTCGATGGAACCGCTGGTGGCCCCCCTGCTTGGCGGTCTGGAGGACTACCGGAGGATGAGCCGACGCTACCTGGAGTTACTGGCGGACCCCGACGCATTAAAGTACTCGATCCTATTGGTCACAGAAGGAACGAGGCCTTGA
- a CDS encoding ATP-binding protein → MNESEVVRGDRAHPDNAPEVSVRTTSTLLLYFERRYGSARLADVFRRHPFSLSLDYLRTATNFISLPFLEKLADVLVAESGDPQFMRKAGLFMAGPETLGFAYYMVRAFGSLEICFRKTVELSSSFNRVGQFEIEELARERLVLSYRSSTRERHRHICELRMGQFASFPTIWGLPPAEVTESQCHVLGADVCRYHLRWTDPLPMWGRYIGLLLGSVSGVGASILGLGHPAFSVTALALAGVSLGSWLDLRREMRRKDEALNEQTHGMMGSLEELQQRYDEMFRINVALEDRVAARTRELTESNARLEAALAKQKELDRLKSEFFDNVSHELRTPLTLILLTLDSLLQRGPEVFAPPVRQHLETMNRSASRLLRLINNLLDLTKLEAGKTKLRHEPLEIEGFLSSLLVPFEVLADKKGVALELEGHASTPVQVDVARIESVFQNLISNALKFTLQGRVTVRLHEDDTWVHVEVIDTGVGIAAQDLAVIFDRFAQADSSGTRRFGGTGIGLALVKETLELHRGGIDVSSELGKGSNFHVRLRKGPAPVREAEPEPPPEPVLLRPLGRSIDAASMLEAEGTVTVTAVEALPVLPPEVEAGPDAPRVLLVEDEPEIRSFLRQVLKPYYRLLEASNGEEGLSLAQKERPDLIVSDVMMPVMSGLQMLAALRASPETVDTPLILLTARQEVEAKVEGLTMGANDYLAKPFSPREMLARIEAQLRLRDAAVRAAENERLAATGLLTSGFAHEVRNPLNGLMNALMPLRESLTSGTPDIGMAVAMLELIEECGQRIRHLAEGLLSFVRTGTKAMAVDLGASLDASVQALSWRLSPDLKVERDYQCAEPVWSDPGSLNQVWVNLLDNAVRAVSKEGGCVRVVTAREGSDAVVSIIDNGVGIKPENLDRVFQPFFSTRDAGEGTGLGLALCQRIVLQQGGRIRIFSEYGKGTRVEVRLPLEADPDRLLPPLLSDGRVRQHHWNT, encoded by the coding sequence TTGAACGAGAGTGAAGTGGTGCGCGGTGACAGGGCTCATCCGGACAACGCGCCGGAGGTGAGCGTTCGGACCACGTCCACGCTGCTGCTCTATTTCGAGCGGCGCTATGGCTCCGCCCGGCTCGCCGACGTCTTCCGCCGACATCCGTTCAGCTTGTCGCTGGACTACCTGCGCACGGCCACCAACTTCATCTCCCTGCCGTTCCTCGAGAAGCTGGCCGACGTGCTGGTGGCCGAGTCGGGGGATCCGCAGTTCATGCGCAAGGCGGGCCTGTTCATGGCCGGCCCCGAGACGCTCGGGTTCGCCTACTACATGGTCCGCGCCTTCGGCTCGCTGGAGATCTGCTTCCGCAAGACGGTGGAGCTCAGCTCGAGCTTCAACCGGGTGGGGCAGTTCGAGATCGAGGAACTGGCGCGCGAGCGGCTGGTGCTCAGCTACCGCAGCAGCACGCGCGAGCGGCACCGGCACATCTGCGAGCTGCGCATGGGCCAGTTCGCCTCCTTCCCCACCATCTGGGGCCTGCCGCCCGCGGAGGTCACCGAGAGCCAGTGCCATGTGCTGGGCGCGGACGTGTGCCGCTACCACCTGCGCTGGACGGATCCTCTGCCCATGTGGGGCCGCTACATCGGCCTGCTGCTCGGTTCGGTGAGTGGCGTGGGCGCGAGCATCCTCGGCCTGGGACATCCGGCCTTCTCCGTGACGGCGCTGGCGCTCGCGGGCGTGTCGCTGGGCAGTTGGTTGGACTTGCGGCGGGAGATGCGCCGCAAGGACGAGGCGCTCAACGAGCAGACCCACGGCATGATGGGCTCGCTCGAGGAGCTGCAGCAGCGCTACGACGAGATGTTCCGCATCAACGTCGCCCTCGAGGACCGGGTGGCCGCGCGCACGCGCGAGCTCACCGAGTCCAACGCGCGGCTGGAGGCGGCGCTCGCCAAGCAGAAGGAGCTGGATCGGCTCAAGAGCGAGTTCTTCGACAACGTGAGCCATGAGTTGAGGACTCCCCTCACGCTCATCCTCCTCACGCTCGACTCCCTGTTGCAGCGGGGCCCCGAGGTGTTCGCGCCGCCCGTGCGCCAGCACCTGGAGACGATGAACCGCAGCGCCTCGCGCCTGTTGCGGCTCATCAACAACCTCTTGGACTTGACCAAGCTGGAGGCGGGCAAGACGAAGCTGCGCCACGAGCCGCTGGAGATCGAGGGCTTCCTGTCCTCGTTGCTGGTGCCCTTCGAGGTGCTGGCGGACAAGAAGGGCGTGGCGCTGGAGCTGGAGGGCCACGCGTCCACGCCGGTGCAGGTGGACGTGGCGCGCATCGAGAGCGTCTTCCAGAACCTCATCTCCAATGCCCTCAAGTTCACCCTGCAGGGCCGGGTGACGGTGCGCCTGCACGAGGACGACACGTGGGTGCACGTGGAGGTCATCGACACGGGCGTGGGCATCGCCGCGCAGGACCTGGCGGTCATCTTCGACCGCTTCGCCCAGGCGGACTCCTCGGGCACGCGGCGCTTTGGTGGCACGGGCATCGGCCTGGCGCTGGTGAAGGAGACGCTGGAGCTGCACCGGGGCGGCATCGACGTGTCGAGCGAGCTGGGCAAGGGGTCCAACTTCCACGTGCGGCTGCGCAAGGGCCCGGCGCCCGTGCGCGAGGCCGAGCCCGAGCCGCCACCCGAGCCGGTGCTCCTGCGTCCCCTGGGCCGTTCGATCGACGCGGCCTCCATGCTCGAGGCCGAGGGCACCGTCACGGTGACCGCGGTGGAGGCCCTGCCCGTGCTCCCGCCCGAGGTCGAGGCCGGCCCGGACGCGCCGCGCGTGCTGCTGGTGGAGGACGAGCCGGAGATCCGCTCCTTCCTGCGCCAGGTGCTCAAGCCCTACTACCGGCTGCTGGAGGCGAGCAACGGCGAGGAGGGCCTGAGCCTGGCCCAGAAGGAGCGGCCGGATCTCATCGTCTCGGACGTGATGATGCCGGTGATGTCGGGCCTGCAGATGCTGGCGGCCCTGCGCGCCTCGCCGGAGACGGTGGACACGCCCCTCATCCTGCTCACCGCGCGCCAGGAGGTGGAGGCCAAGGTCGAGGGCCTCACCATGGGCGCCAACGACTACCTGGCCAAGCCCTTCTCGCCGCGGGAGATGCTCGCGCGCATCGAGGCGCAGCTTCGCCTGCGCGACGCGGCGGTGCGCGCGGCGGAGAACGAGCGCCTGGCGGCCACGGGCCTGCTCACCTCGGGCTTCGCCCACGAGGTGCGCAACCCCCTCAACGGCTTGATGAACGCGTTGATGCCCCTGCGCGAGAGCCTCACCAGCGGCACGCCGGACATTGGCATGGCCGTGGCCATGTTGGAGCTCATCGAGGAGTGCGGCCAGCGCATCCGCCACCTCGCCGAGGGGCTGCTGTCCTTCGTGCGCACCGGCACCAAGGCCATGGCGGTGGACCTGGGCGCCTCGCTGGATGCCAGCGTGCAGGCGCTCTCCTGGCGGTTGTCGCCGGACCTGAAGGTGGAGCGCGACTACCAGTGCGCCGAGCCGGTGTGGAGCGACCCGGGCTCGCTCAACCAGGTGTGGGTGAACCTGCTGGACAACGCCGTGCGCGCCGTGAGCAAGGAAGGCGGCTGTGTGCGGGTGGTCACCGCGCGCGAGGGCAGTGACGCCGTGGTGTCCATCATCGACAACGGGGTGGGCATCAAGCCGGAGAACCTGGATCGCGTCTTCCAGCCCTTCTTCTCCACCCGCGACGCGGGCGAGGGCACGGGCCTGGGCCTGGCGCTCTGCCAGCGCATCGTCCTGCAGCAGGGCGGGCGCATCCGCATCTTCAGCGAGTACGGCAAGGGCACGCGCGTGGAGGTGCGGCTGCCCCTGGAAGCCGATCCGGACCGGCTCCTGCCGCCCCTGCTGTCCGATGGCCGGGTGCGTCAGCACCACTGGAACACGTAG
- a CDS encoding peptide MFS transporter has product MAHSPAPTTGRGHPKGLYLLFTTEMWERMSYYGMRALLVLYMVGATSNGGFGWSQAKALQIYGIYTALVYATPVVGGFLADRFLGQRLSVTLGGILMMCGQFVLAMPGNSEVLFFAGLGLLVVGNGFFKPNISTMVGGLYEPGDSRRDGAFTIFYIGINVGAFLASAVCGTLGEKYGWPWGFGSAGVGMGLGVLVFVLLGNRFLGNVGKSPAKVVRQEGKPAAPAAALTRAEVDRIVVIFVLALFVVFFWAAFEQAGGLMNLYTDAKVDRHLFGWEVPTTWFQAINPIFIILLGPIFAEAWTNLGRRGKDPSIPAKMAMGLLLVSFGFVFMLGASKQSGAEGKAAMIWVVAAYFFHTAGELCLSPVGLSMVTKLAPTRFASALMGVWFIANAVANYLAGLIGGYAEKLGEFDLFLAITAFTAVAGVVLLAVSSVLKRMMHGADEIRPTVSEGSAQGGAHSAPAA; this is encoded by the coding sequence ATGGCACACAGTCCGGCCCCCACCACCGGCCGAGGTCACCCCAAGGGCCTCTACCTGCTGTTCACCACCGAGATGTGGGAGCGCATGAGCTATTACGGCATGCGCGCCCTGCTGGTGCTCTACATGGTGGGCGCCACCAGCAACGGCGGCTTCGGCTGGAGCCAGGCCAAGGCGCTGCAGATCTACGGCATCTACACGGCCTTGGTTTATGCCACGCCGGTGGTGGGCGGCTTCCTCGCGGACCGCTTCCTGGGCCAGCGTCTGTCAGTGACGCTCGGTGGCATCCTGATGATGTGCGGCCAGTTCGTCCTGGCGATGCCCGGCAACAGCGAGGTGCTCTTCTTCGCGGGCCTGGGCCTGCTGGTGGTGGGCAACGGCTTCTTCAAGCCCAACATCTCCACCATGGTGGGGGGCCTGTACGAGCCCGGTGACTCGCGCCGGGATGGCGCCTTCACCATCTTCTACATCGGCATCAACGTGGGCGCGTTCCTGGCCTCGGCGGTGTGCGGCACGCTGGGCGAGAAGTACGGCTGGCCCTGGGGCTTCGGCTCGGCGGGCGTGGGCATGGGGCTGGGTGTCCTCGTCTTCGTGCTGCTGGGCAATCGCTTCCTGGGCAACGTGGGCAAGAGCCCCGCCAAGGTGGTGCGCCAGGAGGGCAAGCCCGCGGCGCCCGCGGCGGCCCTCACCCGCGCCGAGGTGGATCGCATCGTGGTCATCTTCGTGCTCGCCCTCTTCGTCGTCTTCTTCTGGGCGGCGTTCGAGCAGGCCGGCGGTCTGATGAACCTCTACACGGACGCCAAGGTGGACCGGCACCTGTTCGGCTGGGAGGTGCCCACCACCTGGTTCCAGGCCATCAATCCCATCTTCATCATCCTGCTCGGCCCGATCTTCGCCGAGGCGTGGACGAACCTGGGCCGGCGCGGCAAGGATCCCTCCATCCCCGCGAAGATGGCCATGGGCCTGCTGCTGGTGTCCTTCGGCTTCGTCTTCATGCTCGGTGCCTCCAAGCAGAGCGGGGCCGAGGGCAAGGCGGCGATGATCTGGGTGGTGGCGGCCTACTTCTTCCACACCGCGGGCGAGCTGTGCCTGTCCCCGGTGGGGCTCTCCATGGTGACGAAGCTGGCGCCCACCCGCTTCGCCTCGGCGCTCATGGGCGTGTGGTTCATCGCCAACGCGGTGGCCAACTACCTGGCGGGGCTCATCGGCGGCTACGCGGAGAAGCTGGGCGAGTTCGATCTCTTCCTGGCCATCACCGCCTTCACCGCCGTGGCGGGCGTGGTGCTCCTGGCCGTGTCGTCCGTGCTCAAGCGGATGATGCACGGCGCGGACGAGATCCGGCCCACCGTGTCGGAGGGGTCGGCGCAGGGGGGCGCGCACTCCGCCCCCGCGGCCTGA